Proteins found in one Mucilaginibacter gracilis genomic segment:
- a CDS encoding TonB-dependent receptor, which translates to MTRLTMMVTVISFTLSGVLLASEVRSQRLDEAIVSVHTQKSSLNGLLSDLSAQSGFNFVYAEELGKINPVSLNVSKTSLDKVLALLAKQHRLHFEQINSAIAVSKLPPPAVPGKISGKVLDEKGETLPGATIKLVETGQAVQSNADGSYVLSVAPGTYTIEVNFIGYQSQRITGVVASEGKLTPLDLAMKPANTALKEVMVTAAYRKASLEGLYAKQKNNAGITDGVTAEQLARTPDKNLGESLKRISGLATIDNKYVVVRGLSERYNNAELNGQSVPSTELNRKAFSFDIIPSNMVDAVTVTKTLTPDKSAEFGGGLVQVQTKDIPDENFTTLNIGGSVNSNTTGKDFLTLPMETRNYFALPAGNRNLFGKLDWKSSNDVLANTTLNAASGNYDVNDPKAFANNWGLSKLNPAPAPNLQFSLGRVYSLKNNQRIGLIASAGYRNTFLTQDIESTRFGFEETQNPLIGKRYGFTANLSGLAGLSYGTERLKLGLQSIYLRTLDQQLLIGTGNKDGFKQLGYFDQTTASSLSQNQLKGEYAIGNRGIKLNWLGSYIRLDRLKPDNHIMTAAYQADPAYGPDEYYISQPQSDLSRGALRSWSRALENNFSWNTDLQVPFQFNTGQLGWANSLKAGYAGWQKDRLFYVLNSGSSANTSYFPALADAFDPNRAGTSIEFSRFGDDFHKKASLHAAYLMLDNKVAGKLRLVWGLRAEYYNLNGLNQNLDQIKASVKQYDFSALDKLEPNWNFFPSANLTYSLTPKMNLRLAFAKSIIRPDLRELTFFQEYDYELGGVYNSQTPIRSTKISHYDFRYEWFPSPGELISFSLFRKQFDYPMEIYKDQNNRLFTLQNNKAATNNGIEAEFRKSFAFTGIPVLKQLTLYGNFTALTSTVTPMTLAIGANDPAQPGKVLVTENTGAPEKRVQTGASNLMYNAGFYYDTQPVRVSMSYNYVSNRLIRPTVDYSQSLFERPEKALDAQVAVFLLKKKLEIKGTVSNLLNSYSVVYQNVYDQGSLTAKEPTTQQLRYQAGVDQINYKSASGRTYSLNFTYNF; encoded by the coding sequence ATGACGCGCCTAACCATGATGGTGACCGTTATTTCCTTCACCCTGAGCGGTGTGCTTTTGGCCTCGGAGGTGAGGTCCCAGCGACTGGACGAAGCTATTGTTTCTGTTCATACACAGAAAAGCAGCCTAAATGGCCTGCTGTCCGATCTTTCTGCCCAATCAGGATTTAACTTTGTTTATGCCGAAGAGCTCGGTAAGATCAACCCTGTTTCGCTCAACGTCAGCAAGACCAGCCTGGACAAAGTACTGGCGCTTCTGGCCAAACAACACCGGCTGCATTTCGAGCAGATCAACAGCGCCATAGCCGTCAGCAAACTCCCTCCGCCGGCCGTCCCGGGAAAGATCAGCGGCAAAGTGCTGGACGAAAAAGGAGAAACACTCCCCGGCGCTACCATTAAACTGGTAGAAACCGGGCAGGCCGTGCAAAGCAATGCCGACGGCTCGTATGTGCTGAGCGTTGCACCGGGTACGTATACCATCGAAGTGAACTTTATCGGTTACCAGTCGCAGCGCATTACCGGTGTGGTCGCGTCGGAAGGTAAGCTTACACCGCTCGACCTGGCCATGAAGCCGGCCAATACCGCTTTAAAGGAGGTAATGGTGACGGCGGCTTACCGCAAAGCGTCGCTGGAGGGGCTCTATGCCAAACAAAAGAACAATGCCGGTATAACCGATGGCGTAACCGCCGAACAACTGGCGCGTACCCCAGACAAGAACCTGGGCGAATCACTGAAACGCATCAGCGGCCTGGCCACTATCGATAATAAATACGTGGTGGTGCGCGGCCTGAGCGAGCGTTACAACAATGCGGAACTTAACGGTCAGTCGGTACCCAGCACGGAGCTGAACCGGAAAGCCTTCAGTTTTGACATCATTCCCTCCAATATGGTCGATGCGGTGACCGTAACCAAAACCCTGACCCCGGACAAAAGCGCTGAGTTCGGCGGCGGCCTGGTACAAGTGCAGACTAAAGATATCCCCGATGAGAATTTTACGACGCTCAATATCGGCGGAAGCGTAAACAGCAACACCACCGGAAAAGATTTCCTGACCCTGCCGATGGAAACCCGCAATTATTTTGCCCTCCCCGCCGGTAACCGTAACCTTTTCGGCAAACTGGACTGGAAAAGCTCGAATGACGTACTGGCCAATACGACGCTGAACGCGGCCTCCGGTAATTATGACGTCAATGATCCAAAGGCATTCGCCAACAACTGGGGCCTTTCCAAACTGAACCCGGCACCCGCGCCTAACCTCCAGTTTTCTTTAGGACGCGTGTATTCGCTGAAGAATAACCAGCGCATCGGCCTCATCGCTTCTGCCGGCTACCGGAACACTTTTCTGACACAGGATATTGAAAGCACCCGCTTCGGTTTTGAAGAAACCCAAAACCCTCTGATCGGTAAGCGCTATGGCTTTACCGCGAACCTTTCCGGCCTTGCCGGGCTGAGCTACGGTACAGAACGCCTGAAACTGGGGCTGCAAAGCATCTACCTGCGCACGCTGGACCAGCAATTGCTGATCGGCACCGGCAACAAAGACGGATTTAAGCAACTGGGCTATTTTGACCAGACCACAGCTTCCAGCCTGTCACAGAATCAGTTGAAAGGGGAATATGCCATTGGTAACCGGGGTATCAAACTGAACTGGCTCGGCAGTTATATCCGGCTGGACCGCCTGAAACCCGATAACCATATCATGACCGCAGCCTATCAGGCCGATCCGGCTTATGGCCCGGATGAATACTACATCAGCCAGCCGCAAAGCGACCTGAGCCGCGGTGCCCTGCGTTCCTGGAGCCGGGCACTGGAAAATAATTTTTCATGGAACACCGACCTGCAAGTCCCATTTCAGTTTAATACGGGGCAATTAGGCTGGGCCAACAGTTTAAAGGCCGGGTATGCCGGCTGGCAAAAAGACCGCCTGTTCTATGTACTCAATTCCGGCAGTTCGGCCAATACCTCGTATTTTCCGGCCTTAGCCGATGCCTTTGACCCTAACCGGGCGGGAACATCCATCGAATTCAGCCGGTTCGGCGATGATTTCCATAAAAAGGCCAGTTTGCATGCCGCTTACCTGATGCTCGATAATAAGGTCGCCGGTAAGCTCCGCCTGGTATGGGGCCTGCGTGCGGAATATTATAACCTGAACGGCCTGAACCAGAACCTGGATCAGATCAAAGCCAGCGTTAAACAATACGATTTCAGCGCCCTGGATAAACTGGAACCCAACTGGAACTTTTTCCCTTCCGCGAATCTGACTTACAGCCTGACACCGAAAATGAACCTGCGCCTGGCCTTTGCCAAAAGCATTATCCGGCCCGACCTGCGCGAGCTTACCTTCTTCCAGGAATATGATTATGAACTGGGCGGGGTTTATAATTCCCAGACCCCGATCCGGTCCACCAAGATCAGCCATTACGATTTCCGGTATGAATGGTTTCCTTCACCCGGAGAGCTGATCTCCTTTTCGCTGTTCCGCAAACAGTTCGACTACCCGATGGAAATCTACAAAGACCAGAACAACCGCTTGTTCACCCTGCAGAATAACAAAGCGGCGACCAATAATGGTATTGAAGCCGAATTCCGCAAATCCTTCGCCTTTACCGGCATCCCCGTATTAAAACAACTGACGCTTTATGGAAACTTTACGGCCTTAACCAGTACGGTAACACCTATGACACTGGCCATCGGCGCTAACGATCCGGCGCAGCCAGGGAAAGTGCTGGTGACAGAAAATACCGGTGCACCGGAAAAGCGCGTGCAGACCGGTGCCAGTAACCTGATGTATAACGCGGGCTTTTACTACGATACCCAACCCGTACGCGTCAGCATGAGCTATAATTATGTCTCCAACCGCCTCATCCGCCCGACCGTTGATTATTCGCAATCCTTATTTGAACGGCCCGAAAAGGCGCTGGACGCGCAGGTCGCCGTCTTCCTGCTCAAAAAGAAACTCGAGATCAAAGGGACAGTCAGCAACCTGCTGAACAGTTATTCGGTGGTTTACCAGAATGTATACGACCAGGGCAGCCTGACCGCGAAAGAACCGACCACGCAACAACTACGGTACCAGGCCGGTGTCGACCAGATCAACTACAAGTCCGCCTCCGGCCGCACCTACAGTTTAAACTTTACCTATAATTTCTAA
- a CDS encoding aminotransferase class I/II-fold pyridoxal phosphate-dependent enzyme gives MNNINYAQASFKDFENMAGLDPFGWAEEFGHYIEDWASRGHWNYRQESLNGCRPEIEMELPGNPHRNFVALVFNDYLGFSQHPKVIEAAIEGIRRYGAGAAASPAIGGHISYHRQIEDKIAAFFKREAAILYTTGYTANSATMQALLKKEDLAILDMGVHASMYEGCQLTNQKVFPHNNMEKLERILKETTGQYRTRMVIVDGVYSQPADICKLDDVVRLAHAHGAYVAMDDAHGIGVIGETGRGVIELYDLYQEVDIITGTFSKTFGHLGGYVVAKPGLVNYLKFQARQHIFSVTATPASACILKSIDLIDEEPWWKDKLWENINYLKSGLKALGLDTGNTQSAIVPVMTGDPALNAEAVRLLLHAGVYANQIGYPAVPRKNARVRMSIMATHTREHMDRVLNAFEWVDQQLHISKKHGHQKENA, from the coding sequence ATGAACAACATCAATTATGCACAGGCCAGTTTCAAGGATTTTGAGAACATGGCCGGCCTTGATCCTTTCGGCTGGGCCGAGGAATTCGGGCATTACATCGAAGACTGGGCAAGCCGCGGACACTGGAACTACCGCCAGGAAAGCCTCAATGGCTGCCGTCCGGAAATTGAAATGGAGCTTCCGGGCAATCCGCACCGGAATTTCGTGGCGCTGGTCTTTAATGACTACCTGGGTTTTAGCCAGCACCCCAAAGTGATCGAAGCGGCTATCGAAGGTATCCGCAGATACGGCGCGGGCGCTGCGGCTTCACCGGCGATCGGCGGGCATATCAGTTACCACCGGCAGATCGAGGACAAGATCGCGGCCTTTTTTAAACGCGAGGCGGCGATACTCTACACGACGGGTTATACGGCCAACAGCGCGACCATGCAGGCGCTGCTCAAAAAAGAGGATCTGGCTATCCTGGATATGGGGGTTCACGCCAGTATGTATGAGGGCTGCCAGCTGACCAACCAGAAGGTGTTCCCGCATAACAATATGGAAAAGCTGGAACGTATCCTTAAGGAGACGACCGGTCAGTACCGCACCCGCATGGTGATTGTCGATGGGGTTTATTCCCAGCCGGCGGATATCTGTAAGCTGGATGATGTGGTGAGGCTGGCGCACGCCCATGGGGCTTATGTGGCCATGGATGACGCGCACGGTATCGGCGTGATCGGCGAAACGGGCCGGGGTGTGATCGAGCTGTATGATCTTTATCAGGAAGTTGATATCATCACCGGCACCTTCTCGAAGACTTTCGGGCATCTGGGCGGGTATGTGGTCGCTAAACCGGGCCTGGTGAATTATTTAAAGTTCCAGGCGAGGCAGCATATCTTTTCGGTTACGGCGACGCCGGCGTCAGCCTGTATCCTGAAAAGTATCGACCTGATTGATGAAGAGCCCTGGTGGAAAGACAAGCTCTGGGAGAACATCAATTATTTGAAAAGCGGCTTAAAGGCCCTGGGCCTGGATACCGGCAACACGCAGTCGGCCATTGTGCCGGTCATGACGGGCGACCCGGCGCTGAATGCGGAAGCAGTTCGCCTGTTGCTCCATGCAGGTGTGTATGCTAACCAGATCGGTTACCCGGCGGTGCCGCGCAAGAATGCCCGCGTGCGCATGAGCATCATGGCGACACATACCCGCGAACATATGGACCGGGTGCTCAATGCTTTTGAATGGGTGGATCAGCAATTACATATCAGCAAGAAACATGGTCACCAGAAAGAAAACGCTTAA
- a CDS encoding PLP-dependent cysteine synthase family protein — translation MLKENKQKLANLWQMVGNSKLIEVRYHFKCGPLQRILVKCEQGHLTGSIKDRMALYILEKAYELGHIQPGDQIVEATSGNTGIAFAAIGTKLGHRVRIIMPDWMSKERVDILKGYGAEVQLVSKEQGGFLGSIQLAEAMSFHDRVFLPRQFQNRYNVEAHERTTGKEIDRQLLLLKLKPQAFAAGVGTGGTIMGVGGFLKSIYPEIAIHPLEPAESPTLTTGYKVGSHRIQGISDEFIPAIVNLKELDPVVQVYDGDAILLAQRLGKELGLGVGISSGANLLGAIKVQQELGRNAVVVTVFPDSNQKYLSTALFRPEPIKPHYLSPEITLDGYTIHDNLK, via the coding sequence ATGCTAAAGGAAAACAAACAAAAACTGGCCAATCTCTGGCAAATGGTCGGTAACAGCAAGCTGATCGAGGTGCGCTATCATTTCAAGTGTGGACCTTTACAGCGCATTCTGGTCAAATGTGAACAGGGTCATCTGACAGGCAGTATCAAAGACAGGATGGCATTATACATCCTGGAAAAAGCATATGAACTCGGCCATATCCAGCCCGGTGACCAGATCGTGGAAGCCACCTCCGGTAATACAGGTATTGCCTTCGCGGCGATCGGCACCAAACTGGGGCACCGTGTTCGCATTATTATGCCGGACTGGATGAGCAAGGAGCGCGTCGATATTCTGAAAGGTTACGGAGCTGAAGTGCAACTGGTGAGTAAAGAACAAGGCGGCTTTTTAGGAAGCATTCAGCTTGCAGAGGCCATGAGTTTCCATGACCGCGTATTTTTACCGCGGCAGTTCCAGAACAGATATAACGTGGAGGCACATGAGCGCACGACCGGTAAGGAAATTGATCGTCAATTACTCTTATTAAAATTAAAGCCGCAGGCTTTTGCGGCCGGTGTCGGTACCGGCGGTACCATTATGGGCGTAGGCGGTTTTCTGAAAAGCATTTATCCTGAAATCGCGATCCATCCGCTGGAGCCTGCCGAAAGCCCGACACTGACCACCGGATATAAGGTGGGTAGTCACCGCATACAGGGCATCAGTGATGAATTTATCCCCGCTATCGTCAACCTCAAAGAACTCGACCCGGTTGTCCAGGTTTATGACGGAGATGCCATATTGTTAGCGCAGCGGCTGGGTAAAGAGCTGGGCCTGGGGGTAGGCATATCGTCCGGTGCCAACCTGTTAGGGGCTATCAAGGTGCAGCAGGAACTGGGAAGAAATGCCGTTGTCGTTACCGTTTTCCCCGACAGCAACCAGAAATACCTCAGTACCGCCCTGTTCCGGCCGGAACCAATAAAGCCGCACTACCTGAGTCCGGAGATCACGCTGGATGGCTATACTATACACGATAATTTGAAATAG
- the kbl gene encoding glycine C-acetyltransferase yields the protein MYHTLQPLLQQELAAIESAGLYKRERIITSPQSAAITVNGKTVINFCANNYLGLSNHPAVIAAAKAALDTHGYGLSSVRFICGTQDIHKALERKLSEFLGTEDTILYAAAFDANGGVFEPLFNDQDAIISDELNHASIIDGVRLCKAQRYRYRHNDMADLEKRLQAALPSRHRIIVTDGAFSMDGTIAQLDKICALAEKYNALVMVDESHSTGFIGKTGRGTHEHHGVMGKIDIITGTLGKALGGASGGFTSGRKEIIELLRQRSRPYLFSNTLAPAITGASLAVLDLLKNTVRRDKLESNTKYFREQMTAAGFDIRQGTHPIVPVMLYKANLAQEFAAQMLEEGIYVVGFSHPVVPHGKARIRVQLSFAHEQEHLDKAIAAFIRVQKRLVG from the coding sequence ATGTATCATACGCTACAACCATTATTACAGCAGGAGCTTGCCGCTATTGAATCAGCGGGTTTATATAAACGGGAACGGATCATCACATCTCCGCAAAGCGCGGCGATCACCGTAAATGGTAAAACCGTAATAAATTTTTGCGCGAACAATTATTTAGGGTTGTCCAACCATCCGGCCGTCATCGCCGCGGCAAAAGCCGCCCTGGACACCCATGGGTACGGACTCTCCTCAGTCCGGTTTATTTGCGGCACGCAGGATATCCATAAAGCATTAGAAAGGAAGTTGTCGGAATTCCTAGGCACAGAGGATACGATCCTTTACGCAGCGGCTTTTGATGCCAACGGCGGTGTTTTTGAGCCCTTGTTCAACGATCAGGATGCCATCATTTCGGATGAGCTGAACCATGCCTCCATTATCGATGGCGTGCGGCTATGCAAGGCGCAACGCTATCGCTACCGGCACAACGACATGGCAGATCTCGAAAAAAGGCTGCAAGCCGCGCTGCCTTCCCGGCACCGGATCATTGTGACCGACGGCGCATTCTCCATGGATGGCACCATTGCGCAGCTCGACAAAATTTGTGCTTTAGCAGAAAAATATAATGCACTGGTTATGGTGGACGAAAGCCACAGCACCGGTTTCATCGGTAAAACCGGGCGCGGAACCCACGAGCATCATGGCGTTATGGGTAAAATAGATATTATCACCGGCACACTGGGTAAAGCCCTGGGCGGAGCGTCCGGCGGTTTTACCTCGGGCAGAAAGGAGATTATTGAGCTACTCCGCCAAAGGTCACGTCCGTATTTATTTTCCAATACCCTGGCACCGGCAATCACCGGTGCATCGCTGGCGGTATTGGACCTGTTGAAAAACACGGTGCGGCGTGACAAACTGGAAAGTAACACAAAATATTTCCGGGAGCAAATGACCGCTGCCGGTTTTGACATCCGGCAGGGTACCCATCCAATTGTGCCGGTCATGCTCTATAAAGCAAATTTGGCCCAGGAATTCGCCGCGCAGATGCTTGAAGAAGGAATTTATGTCGTTGGTTTTTCCCACCCCGTCGTCCCGCATGGCAAAGCCCGCATCCGCGTGCAATTGTCCTTCGCGCATGAACAGGAACATCTGGACAAAGCTATTGCAGCATTTATCCGGGTCCAAAAGAGACTAGTTGGTTAG
- a CDS encoding FecR family protein, protein METQDKQLKKLAEKYEAGLCTPEEVKLVRDWYDSFETEGYPLPPDQEIKRAAEEATTRAVHWVAAQQRPARIRNLWLPVLKVAAVLLLLSSAGMLIFKATHPDQQRMVWRQESTAPGVKKQVTLPDGSLISLNSGSTITYPETFSKTTRDLKLSGEAFFTVVHDSRHPFIVHTGQLRVQVLGTSYNIQAYPGETPTTVAVATGKVGLWGTGDKIKKVYMLTPGEQMTYNSSLKSFVKSSLPLADIGSWQQNVLDFRMETLENISKSLSREYGVTFVFKDRSLLNKRFRLKVKKESLANILKLLSISGGNFPYHISGKTVTIG, encoded by the coding sequence ATGGAAACACAGGACAAACAGCTGAAAAAACTGGCCGAAAAATATGAAGCCGGACTTTGCACTCCGGAAGAGGTCAAACTGGTCAGGGACTGGTACGATAGTTTTGAAACGGAAGGCTATCCGCTGCCGCCGGATCAGGAGATCAAACGTGCCGCCGAAGAAGCTACGACGCGCGCTGTTCATTGGGTCGCTGCGCAACAAAGGCCCGCCCGCATCAGGAACCTATGGCTACCCGTTTTAAAAGTAGCCGCTGTATTATTACTGCTTAGCTCAGCAGGTATGCTGATTTTCAAAGCTACCCATCCTGACCAGCAGCGCATGGTATGGCGTCAGGAAAGCACCGCCCCCGGCGTTAAAAAACAGGTCACCCTGCCGGATGGCTCATTGATCTCCCTCAATAGCGGATCAACCATCACTTACCCCGAAACGTTCAGTAAAACCACCCGCGACCTGAAACTCAGCGGCGAAGCCTTTTTTACCGTTGTACATGATTCCCGGCATCCTTTCATTGTGCATACCGGCCAGCTCCGGGTACAGGTACTGGGCACCTCTTATAATATTCAAGCCTATCCCGGCGAAACCCCTACAACAGTCGCCGTCGCGACCGGTAAAGTCGGTTTATGGGGCACCGGCGACAAAATTAAAAAAGTGTATATGCTGACACCAGGCGAGCAGATGACTTATAACAGTAGCCTTAAAAGCTTTGTCAAAAGCTCTTTGCCACTTGCAGATATCGGCAGCTGGCAGCAAAACGTGCTTGATTTCCGGATGGAAACGCTGGAAAACATCAGTAAAAGCCTCAGCCGGGAGTATGGGGTCACCTTTGTCTTTAAAGACAGGTCATTACTAAACAAACGGTTCCGGCTCAAAGTCAAAAAAGAAAGCCTGGCCAATATCCTGAAGCTTTTAAGTATTTCGGGCGGAAACTTTCCTTACCACATCAGCGGTAAAACAGTGACCATCGGCTAA
- a CDS encoding NAD-dependent epimerase/dehydratase family protein, translating to MKTLVIGACGQLGTELTRALRRKYGWKNVIAADIHPALDTSQREGLYVQLDVLNKKKLGYLIRHRGIKQIYHLAAVLSASGEQNPAKAWDINMQGLLNVLDVAKESGVEKIFWPSSIAVFDHRAEVNPSTVYGISKAAGEQWCQYYFNKYGLDVRSLRYPGLISHRTRPGGGTTDYAVEIFNDAVNKGYYECFLSEHATLPMMYIPDAVRATLELMAAPLENISVRTSYNLAAMSFSPKELGAQIKQHLPDFGMSYFPDFRQAIADNWPACISDVKARRDWGWQEEYDIARMTTDMLTNLREKSLC from the coding sequence ATGAAAACTTTGGTGATCGGGGCCTGCGGGCAACTGGGTACGGAACTAACCCGCGCATTGCGGCGCAAATATGGATGGAAAAATGTGATAGCGGCCGATATTCACCCGGCGCTGGATACTTCCCAGCGCGAGGGTTTATATGTTCAGCTGGATGTGCTTAATAAAAAGAAGCTCGGCTACCTGATCAGGCATCGCGGCATTAAGCAGATCTATCATCTGGCGGCCGTATTGTCTGCTTCGGGAGAGCAAAACCCCGCGAAGGCCTGGGATATCAATATGCAGGGTTTGCTCAACGTCCTGGACGTTGCTAAAGAAAGCGGTGTCGAAAAGATATTCTGGCCGAGCAGTATCGCTGTCTTTGATCACCGCGCCGAGGTCAATCCATCAACAGTTTACGGAATCAGCAAAGCGGCGGGCGAACAGTGGTGCCAGTATTACTTTAATAAATACGGTCTGGATGTCCGCAGCCTCCGTTACCCCGGATTAATCAGTCACCGGACCAGGCCAGGCGGCGGAACGACGGATTACGCAGTTGAGATATTTAATGATGCCGTTAATAAAGGATACTACGAATGTTTTTTAAGTGAACATGCCACCTTACCGATGATGTATATTCCGGATGCAGTCCGCGCCACGCTGGAACTGATGGCTGCACCCCTGGAAAATATTTCGGTGCGGACTTCCTACAATTTAGCGGCGATGAGTTTTTCTCCCAAGGAACTGGGTGCGCAGATCAAACAGCATTTGCCGGATTTCGGAATGAGTTACTTCCCCGATTTTAGACAAGCCATCGCGGATAATTGGCCGGCCTGTATCAGTGATGTAAAGGCCCGCCGCGATTGGGGCTGGCAGGAGGAATACGATATAGCCAGGATGACAACGGATATGCTGACAAATTTGAGAGAGAAGTCGCTATGCTAA
- a CDS encoding TetR/AcrR family transcriptional regulator — translation MVTRKKTLKLKDGEETQRELIAAVGDTLREEGFQGLKTNRIAKRIGKDKNVVRYHFENMEGLQKAYIREKDHWLPFFEKFKLGDNPGRTQVQQLFRELMQANFSGFLENPEMQQIILWQISEANPLLTGISEEREREGARLLEKTDPFFGGSGVNFRAVVSLLLGGIYYIVLHAKTNKSTVSGMDANKKSDRAELHRTIGQILDWAWQASEQQHNK, via the coding sequence ATGGTCACCAGAAAGAAAACGCTTAAGCTGAAAGACGGCGAGGAAACGCAGCGCGAGCTGATTGCGGCGGTGGGCGACACGCTGCGCGAGGAGGGTTTTCAGGGTTTGAAAACGAACAGGATCGCCAAACGCATCGGCAAGGACAAAAACGTGGTGCGCTATCATTTTGAAAACATGGAAGGGCTGCAAAAGGCGTATATCCGGGAGAAAGACCACTGGCTGCCCTTTTTTGAAAAATTTAAGCTGGGTGATAACCCGGGCCGGACACAGGTGCAGCAGCTTTTTCGCGAACTGATGCAGGCGAATTTTTCCGGCTTTCTGGAAAACCCGGAGATGCAGCAGATCATCCTGTGGCAGATCAGCGAGGCGAACCCGCTTTTGACCGGGATATCCGAGGAACGCGAGCGGGAAGGTGCCAGGCTGCTGGAAAAGACAGATCCTTTTTTCGGGGGAAGCGGTGTCAATTTCCGGGCGGTGGTATCGCTGTTGCTGGGTGGCATCTATTATATCGTGCTGCATGCGAAAACGAATAAAAGTACGGTCAGCGGAATGGATGCCAACAAGAAAAGCGACCGCGCCGAACTGCATCGCACGATCGGGCAGATACTGGACTGGGCATGGCAGGCAAGCGAGCAACAACACAACAAATAA
- a CDS encoding AraC family transcriptional regulator — protein MKKKLPVQQMPGNTLVNVWQLPYGKDSLSYRHHRHQFFMLLWVTGGFGEHQVAFRNHPLLPGRVLFVQEGLAHRVLQQPETGWLILFHPDIFHRFLRHHPADEQHGLFDFLTPLPYIDLDPATAVTFAQILPLLAAESAAYPQHTLAADLIGILLYAANRLHQPVHPALLHPGQAEQVRQLKMLIERHYLIHRGAPFYAEKLGLSARKLNQLASKLTGSNVDELVEARIIAEAESLLGVTAFTIKEIAFQLNFISQSHFAYFFRRRKRISPKAFRKLHQDKF, from the coding sequence TTGAAAAAAAAATTGCCTGTCCAGCAAATGCCCGGAAACACGCTTGTTAATGTATGGCAACTTCCTTACGGGAAGGATTCCCTGTCCTACCGGCACCACAGGCACCAATTTTTTATGTTGCTGTGGGTAACCGGCGGTTTTGGCGAGCATCAGGTTGCCTTCAGGAACCATCCGTTACTTCCCGGACGCGTGCTGTTTGTACAGGAAGGTCTTGCACACCGGGTATTGCAGCAACCGGAAACAGGATGGCTTATTCTTTTTCATCCTGATATCTTTCACCGTTTTCTCCGCCATCACCCCGCCGATGAGCAGCATGGCCTGTTTGATTTTTTGACGCCATTGCCCTACATCGATCTTGACCCGGCAACAGCTGTGACCTTTGCGCAAATCTTGCCACTGCTCGCAGCCGAAAGCGCCGCTTATCCGCAGCATACACTCGCTGCTGATTTGATCGGCATACTCCTTTACGCCGCCAACCGCCTTCACCAGCCTGTTCACCCGGCATTGCTGCACCCCGGTCAGGCCGAACAGGTGCGCCAGCTTAAAATGCTTATCGAACGGCACTATCTCATCCACCGCGGCGCACCATTCTACGCTGAAAAGCTTGGCCTGTCTGCCCGGAAACTCAACCAACTGGCCAGCAAACTGACCGGTAGTAATGTGGATGAACTGGTGGAGGCCCGCATCATTGCCGAAGCGGAATCTCTGCTTGGCGTGACGGCCTTTACCATCAAAGAGATCGCCTTTCAGCTCAACTTCATTTCGCAGTCGCATTTCGCTTATTTTTTCCGGAGAAGGAAACGCATCAGTCCTAAAGCCTTCCGCAAATTGCACCAGGACAAATTTTAA
- a CDS encoding RNA polymerase sigma factor, producing MAIFTAVERLSDTELWLLLQQDNEQAFAVIARRYQDQLYRQIYKRTGDEEDTKDMLQNIYISLWTRRQHLVIESSFAPYLTRAAHYAIVNEYLFRKKRTGLESAMALWDEPVHRPVEDTLIAAELQQEFEKELLKMPGAVQEVFRLSRQEGLSVREIALQLGLNEQTVRNYLSTALQSLRAYLKKDNLAFVLALASACWFSDL from the coding sequence TTGGCTATTTTTACAGCAGTGGAGCGTTTATCAGATACCGAATTATGGCTATTGCTGCAGCAGGACAATGAACAGGCCTTCGCTGTTATCGCGCGCCGCTACCAGGACCAGCTATACCGGCAGATCTATAAAAGAACCGGTGATGAAGAAGACACCAAGGATATGCTCCAGAACATCTACATTAGCCTGTGGACCCGGCGTCAGCATCTGGTGATCGAAAGTTCCTTTGCACCCTACCTCACACGGGCGGCACATTACGCCATCGTGAACGAGTACCTTTTTCGTAAGAAAAGAACCGGGTTGGAATCCGCCATGGCTTTATGGGATGAACCCGTTCACCGGCCTGTCGAGGATACGCTGATAGCGGCCGAGCTCCAACAGGAATTTGAAAAAGAACTGCTGAAAATGCCCGGAGCCGTACAGGAAGTGTTTCGCCTGAGCAGGCAGGAAGGGCTTTCTGTCCGGGAGATCGCCCTGCAACTCGGGCTGAACGAACAGACGGTCAGGAACTATTTATCCACCGCGCTGCAATCGCTGCGGGCCTACCTCAAAAAAGATAATCTTGCCTTCGTGCTCGCCCTGGCATCCGCCTGCTGGTTCAGTGACCTTTAA